One genomic window of Fusarium keratoplasticum isolate Fu6.1 chromosome 3, whole genome shotgun sequence includes the following:
- a CDS encoding TRP-N domain-containing protein: protein MFATRRPARALVALLSAISLVPTVCAQDPVLINGTDADGVYRDDLDVSRTPALYTGDFGDCLSGGSLFNVTAFDAAYYADNLTVAFHLYGSSNIRRENVMMHLSIQVYGEERFNKTYDPCKSNVTTLCPLEAGEGIQAYIATEISPDDIAGIPSIALNIPDLEGFARLRIFANSTQTEIGCFQATMSNGQSFSQPEYVGSIVGVFVFAAALASFATAIYGLQIPHMRMHYAHSFSILVIFETFQSIFFSGALSVDWPTVLPAWWSNFAWTAGMFASDSMVDAISPFAGVTGNASQVGSAGSVPINNGGGLKQQIYGRSLIRRSPLHVDDVLQSLARRNEFNASDPYDYTWAGKPRNPGMPLPGDYGGFAGTLSRVNIPLYDAFIIGLIWLCVVLAAVAIFVVTVKLLLDLSRKIKLIKTDGFDFFRSHWLGYMVAGLLRTLFIAFFTMMTLTTYQFTLGAPAGPKAIAAVIFAMFLGLAALAAYACAVRLREGKYSVVSDSIRFEEGKLFKKVPFIAATLESSIGEEEQAQKPRLFGSMAVRRIKFTDNDPNRANVHQDAGYIKRFGWLSARYRRTRWWFFAVYLAYQFIRACFIGGGRGNPLAQVYGLFVFEVLALVAIIKMKPFEGSRNATAAIWLLSISKIVTTGFSIAFLPSFNLSRIVATVFGMIIIVVQAFLAVAILVLIALGTISTWMSLSRNREEFPKDLDPIRVRYFEHMEVRAGDLPKSKEVEKVPEPPKPTFRVNSVRRERKVVEDNSFPMLEGTGGDVPDHPMHPLNRRSRANSASSRHSVNSLPRSGRTHRASWSSKDFAEWDAEMNRGDTARISRMRSSSLRMQAARYSVSRPPMTPTRESAEFPRMSVNLMGSEDKEVIAEDKIEETTDTPKRRKRTVSWADQTTAPGSSDSSDNTSKDNTIQEKEEPKKSQDDEVKAKIEP, encoded by the exons ATGTTCGCGACTCGGCGGCCTGCAAGGGCCTTGGTGGCCCTGCTCTCTGCCATCAGTCTTGTCCCAACAGTTTGCGCCCAGGATCCGGTCCTCATCAATGGGACAGATGCCGACGGTGTCTATCGCGACGATCTCGATGTTAGTCGAACTCCGGCTCTTTACACGGGCGACTTTGGCGACTGTTTGAGTGGTGGAAGTTTGTTTAATGTTACCGCCTTCGATGCTGCGTATTATGCCGACAACCTCACGGTGGCCTTTCACTTATATGGAAGTTCCAATATTCGCCGTGAAAACGTCATGA TGCACCTTTCTATCCAAGTATACGGCGAGGAGAGATTCAACAAAACTTACGATCCATGCAAGTCCAACGTTACGACCCTCTGCCCACTCGAGGCTGGCGAAGGCATTCAAGCATATATCGCTACCGAGATCTCGCCAGACGACATTGCCGGCATTCCGTCTATCGCCTTGAACATTCCCGACTTGGAGGGCTTTGCCCGGCTGCGGATTTTTGCCAACTCGACACAGACCGAGATAGGGTGTTTCCAGGCCACCATGAGTAACGGACAAAGCTTCTCTCAGCCGGAGTATGTGGGAAGTATTGTGGGCGTCTTTGTCTTCGcggccgccttggcctccttcgcGACGGCCATCTACGGTCTCCAGATTCCGCACATGAGGATGCACTACGCCCACTCTTTCTCGATATTGGTCATCTTTGAAACATTCCAGTCCATCTTCTTTTCAGGAGCACTGTCGGTTGACTGGCCTACCGTTCTGCCCGCCTGGTGGAGCAATTTTGCATGGACTGCTGGCATGTTTGCGAGCGACAGCATGGTTGATGCCATCAGCCCCTTTGCCGGTGTCACCGGGAACGCCAGCCAAGTTGGCTCTGCGGGATCGGTTCCCATCAATAACGGAGGTGGACTGAAACAGCAGATTTACGGTCGATCACTTATACGCCGGTCGCCCCTGCATGTCGATGATGTCCTTCAGTCTCTTGCTAGGCGCAACGAGTTCAACGCAAGTGATCCATATGATTACACTTGGGCGGGAAAGCCACGCAATCCCGGAATGCCCCTCCCAGGTGATTATGGTGGTTTCGCAGGCACGCTCTCTCGTGTCAATATTCCCCTGTACGACgcgttcatcatcggcctgATCTGGCTTTGTGTCGTACTGGCCGCTGTTGCCATCTTCGTTGTGACAGTCAAGCTGCTCCTTGACTTGTCTCGCAAGATCAAGTTGATCAAGACCGATGGGTTCGACTTTTTCCGTTCTCATTGGCTTGGATACATGGTGGCAGGTCTGCTGCGGACGCTCTTCAttgccttcttcaccatgaTGACACTGACCACGTACCAATTTACTTTGGGTGCGCCTGCAGGCCCGAAAGCTATTGCCGCCGTTATCTTCGCCATGTTCCTTGGACTTGCTGCACTCGCTGCCTATGCTTGCGCCGTCAGACTGCGCGAGGGCAAGTATTCAGTCGTTTCCGACTCGATCCGCTTTGAGGAAGGAAAACTATTCAAGAAGGTGCCTTTCATTGCGGCAACACTGGAGAGTTCGAttggcgaggaggaacagGCCCAGAAGCCCAGACTTTTTGGCAGCATGGCAGTCCGACGCATCAAGTTCACCGACAACGACCCCAACCGAGCGAATGTACACCAAGACGCGGGCTACATCAAGCGCTTTGGATGGCTCTCGGCGAGATACCGACGCACGCGATGGTGGTTCTTTGCTGTCTATCTTGCCTATCAGTTCATTCGAGCGTGCTTTATCGGTGGAGGTCGAGGAAATCCGTTGGCTCAGGTCTACGGACTCTTCGTCTTTGAGGTGCTCGCCCTGGTTGCCATTATCAAAATGAAGCCTTTTGAAGGATCTCGCAATGCCACGGCGGCGATCTGGCTGTTGTCGATCTCCAAAATTGTCACCACTGGCTTCTCGATTGCCTTTCTGCCTTCGTTCAACCTCAGTCGCATCGTTGCGACAGTCTTTGGCATGATCATCATTGTGGTCCAAGCCTTCCTGGCCGTTGCGATTCTGGTCTTGATTGCCCTGGGAACGATTTCGACGTGGATGTCTCTGTCTCGCAACCGTGAAGAGTTTCCCAAGGACCTCGACCCGATTCGAGTCCGATACTTTGAGCACATGGAAGTCCGAGCCGGGGACTTGCCCAAGTCGAAGGAAGTCGAGAAAGTTCCGGAGCCCCCCAAACCTACTTTCAGAGTCAATAGTGTTCGACGCGAGCGAAAGGTCGTAGAGGACAACTCATTCCCGATGCTCGAAGGAACAGGAGGCGACGTTCCGGATCATCCAATGCACCCGCTCAACCGGCGGAGTCGGGCAAACAGCGCCAGCTCTCGACACTCTGTTAACAGCCTGCCTCGCTCTGGACGCACCCACCGCGCTTCATGGAGCTCCAAGGATTTTGCAGAGTGGGATGCTGAGATGAACCGAGGAGATACGGCACGGATCAGTCGCATGAGGAGCAGCTCTCTGCGTATGCAGGCAGCGAGGTATTCCGTTTCTCGACCACCGATGACGCCAACTCGGGAGTCAGCCGAGTTTCCTCGCATGAGCGTCAATCTGATGGGATCCGAGGATAAGGAGGTGAttgccgaggacaagattgAGGAGACGACCGACACACCaaaaaggaggaagagaactGTGAGCTGGGCCGACCAAACAACGGCACCAGGCTCCTCCGATTCCTCAGACAACACCAGCAAGGACAACACGATtcaagagaaggaggaaccAAAGAAGagccaagacgacgaggtcaaggccaaaATCGAGCCATGA